In Perca flavescens isolate YP-PL-M2 chromosome 7, PFLA_1.0, whole genome shotgun sequence, the following proteins share a genomic window:
- the zgc:174906 gene encoding uncharacterized protein zgc:174906, whose protein sequence is MAVEPAAVIQLLRSQKIKLIDILSADADFVLQHADSRCLLSAHGYQQVKACRVPSEKVTDLLDHIIQRGPEAARGLLELLNDQALQETFPRLCFIKDLPVNTLSSGETSRKRETAPDLQETIPSKKIYTKGSRLVKEKQLMTVARTIGRSWREIGRLALDIPSVKLEQIAEDHSLHVERVFAMLRYWSTCQREKATAAHLHLLLSQEDWALPPESIDSLLETD, encoded by the exons ATGGCTGTGGAACCAGCAGCAGTAATCCAGCTACTCAGAAGCCAGAAGATCAAGCTGATAGACATTCTCAGTGCCGATGCCGATTTTGTCCTGCAGCATGCAGACTCTCGCTGTTTGCTGTCTGCTCACGGCTACCAGCAGGTGAAAGCTTGCCGTGTTCCTAGTGAGAAGGTGACAGACCTGCTGGATCACATCATCCAGagaggtcctgaagcagcacgGGGTCTGCTGGAACTTCTGAACGACCAGGCCCTGCAGGAAACCTTCCCAAGGCTTTGCTTCATTAAGGATCTGCCAGTCAACACACTGTCTTCAG GCGAAACAtcaagaaagagagaaacagctCCTGACTTGCAAGAGACCATTCCATCCAAAAAGATCTACACCAAAG GCTCTCGCTTAGTGAAGGAGAAGCAGCTGATGACCGTGGCTCGTACCATTGGCAGATCTTGGAGGGAGATTGGCAGACTGGCTCTGGACATCCCCTCcgtaaagctggaacagattgCAGAGGACCATTCGCTCCATGTAGAGCGAGTGTTTGCCATGCTGCGCTACTGGAGCACCTGCCAGAGGGAAAAAGCCACTGCTGCTCACCTGCACTTGCTGCTCAGTCAGGAAGACTGGGCGCTGCCACCTGAAAGCATCGACTCTCTGTTGGAGACTGACTGA